Genomic window (Paenibacillus sp. 37):
CTCAACATCGGAGAATACTTCGATCGCTACTGGCATTTGGCGTTGACGCAGATAGTGTTCTACCTTTTCAACATATCCAAGCTTCACCATCATGGCATCCGTAATAATCGCCACACGTGTGATATCAGGCATTTTGGCAAGATACTGTGTTGCCCCTTTTTCGAAGTAGACTTTGTTCGGCACTTTGAACCATTGCATATTCACGGTACGGCGAGCCACCCTTTTCACATTGATTAAGTTCACAGCGGTTACGTTGGAAGAAGTCGAGTTACGTCCGTATGATCCGCATCCCAGTGTCAATGATGGCATATTTGTGTTGTAGATATCCCCGATGGCACCGTGTGTGGATGGTGAGTTCACAATAATCCGTCCAGTTTGCAGACGATCTGCGAATTTGCCAATCACTTCTTCATTTGTGGAATGGATAACCGAGGAGTGACCCATGCCGCCAAAAGCAACCACTTCTGCTGCACGTTCAATTCCCTCTGCTGCCGTTTTAACTTTGTAACAAGCGAGTACCGGACTTAATTTCTCAGCCGACAATGGGAATTTCGTACCTACTCCTTCAATCTCGGCCACGAGAATTTTGGTGCCTGCTGGAACTTCAATTCCGCACAACTTCGCAATGCTCACCGCAGATTGACCAACAATCGCCGGGTTCACCGCACATTTCTCGGCATTAATCGCACCTGCTGTCAATTTTGCTGCTTCATCTTTGTTAACAAAGTAACAGCCATTTGCAATCATTTTTTTCTTCACTTGATCAAAGATCGGTTCTTCAATGATGACCGCTTGCTCGGAAGCACAGATCATGCCATTATCGAAAGACTTGGACAGGATCAAATCCGTTACTGCCTGATTGATATCCGCGCTTTTCTCGATGAAACAAGGTACGTTACCTGGTCCTACGCCCAGTGCAGGTTTACCACAGCTGTACGCTGCACGTACCATGCCTGATCCGCCTGTTGCCAGAATGAGAGCCACATCATTGTGATTCATCAGTTCGTTTGTACGATCCATGGAAGGATCATCAATCCATTGAATACAATCTGCTGGTGCACCATGTTTCACAGCCGCTTCCAGCAGGATTTTGGCAGCTTCCCGGCTACAATTCTGTGCAGATGGGTGGAAACCAAAGATGATCGGGTTACGCGTCTTGATGGAGATCAGTGCTTTAAACATCGTCGTTGATGTTGGATTGGTAACTGGTGTAATCCCCATGATGATGCCGACCGGCTCCGCAATTTTCTGGAAGCTCTCATATTCGTTATCTTCAATCACACCTACGGTTTTGTCATACTTGATGCTGTGGTACACATATTCTGTTGCAAATATATTTTTGGTGATTTTATCCTCATATACTCCGCGGCCTGTTTCTTCTACGGCCATCTTGGCGAGCATCATGTGTTTATCCAGACCCGCAAGCGCCATCGCTTGCACAATCCGGTCAATCTGCTTCTGATCCATCTTCATGAATGCGGCGTGTGCTTTATTCGCTTTGTCGATTAACGTTTGAATATACTGACCTGCTGTCGGTTCTTTTGCTGGGGCGACTTCGTTCTTTACAGCCATCTCCCTCATCCTCCTAAAGGTTCGTATTAGTTTGTCTCTCTCGTTTACATTCACATCGTAACATGACAATAAACTTAATTATGTGATTTTTTTCACAAAGTATAACAAATTTAATTTAAGTTTTGTAGTGTCCTTCATACGACCATTTTCACTTCCTATTTAAAATATAGGGCTGTAAAATTCATCCTCTCCACTAAAAGTGAATTTTATCACAATGTTTGAAATTTCGTCATTTTTGCCCCCTTTCCTTCCCCCTCAAACGGTAAGATTAGGTATATACTGAACTTAAAAATTGAACCACCGCAATTTGTACCGTCCTTCCTCCCGGCCGAGATGACCTGATCAGGACGGCAACGGTTTGCGGCAAACCTCGGAGACTACTGGAAACTACAGAAGGTCGTCCGATGGACATAAAGGGGAGATAGACTTATGACAGAACTAACAACTGTACTGGAAAAGCGCGGCAATACCAATTGTTTCTCGGAAGCGAATTTCAACCATTTGCTGGTTACCATGAAAGATAGAACCTATCCGGAAGGTACACATCTGTACTGGGAAGGAGACGTCTCTGACAAACTTTATTATATGAAACGGGGCCGTGCACAGATCACCAAATCCACGGATGAAGGCAAGGAACTGATCATGTACATGTATCAGTCCGGTGATATGATTGGGCAGGCTGATCCCTTTTTTGGCTCTAAACACAGCTTCTCAGCGGAAGTGCTGGAGGATAGTGAGATCGGTGTACTGGAGCATAAAGACCTGGAGATGTTAATCTGCCAGCATTGTGACTTTGCGATCGACTTTATGAAATGGATGGGCATCCACCACCGGTTGACACAGACCAAATTCCGGGATCTCATGTTATATGGCAAACCGGGTGCACTTTGCTCCACCCTCATTCGGTTGTCGAATTCGTATGGTGAGCCGCATGGAGAGCATGTCATTATTCACAAAAAAATTACCCACACGGACCTGTCCAATATGATTGGAGCCACTCGTGAAAGTGTAAACCGCATGTTAAGCGACCTGCGTAAGAAAGATGGGATTGAATATGACAATGGCATGATTGTCATCAAAGATCTGAAGATGCTGCAAGGAATCTGTCACTGTGAACTTTGCCCGAACGAGATCTGTCGTATTTAATATTTGACTATGCTAATCGGATGTTGCTTATATATTTAATGAAAAAAAGCCCAGTTCTCTAAAAAGAGATTGGGCTTCTTGGTATACTTAGGATGCATTGGTCAATTCAAGCTTTACCGCATCACGTGGATTCAATTTCATGTCCAGACCATTTTCCATTAATTCTTTGTCATTCACCATAATGACCCATCGCTCATTCATACGAGGCGTAACATTCTCGACCGAAACAACAAATTTGTTATTCTCCGACATTCTTACAATGCCGCTGGACTTCAACACATCACGAACTGTGCACTCTTGAACGTAGACGCCGGCATATTGACGATTAAGGGTTGGCATAATGTTTCCACCGCTAACCTTGAGTAACGTTGTCTGATATGCAACGCCATCCCCCCCACTGTCAGCGGCTTTCACGTAAATGATCACTTCATCTTTGGCATGAAGTTCCATGTCCCAATCTTCCTGCTCAATATCCTTGCCATTCAATTTGACAGCCCAGCTAAGCGAAGAATCCAGAGAAACTTCACCGACGGATTGAATCCGTTTGCCATCTGCCGTAAAATCGACCAGTCCGCTATTGAGTAATGCTTTTTTGAGTGTCAAACCCTCACTAAAATCTCGCTTAATGGACTTTGTTGCATCAGGCAAAAACGTACTGCCATCTACAGCCACTGTGATTGTATTCGCTGTTTCTGTCTCTTTGACAATTGGCTGCTCAGAAGGCTGTGTCTCACTACAACCAGCCAAGATCGCCAGTAGGAGCAAACATATACCTATGTAACCGGGGATTTTCTTCATCATGTAGGTAACACCACCCTGCGTAAAATCATTCACCCTGTTGTCCATAACCTCTATTATGGCACAACCTTCGGCAAAAAAAAGTGTCAAAGCCGTTACTTTTATTGCGCGTGCCCTCCAGAGAGGGCTTATACAACAAAGAGAGCCTGCACACAGGCTCTCCAATCGATATCATTTTTATGTTCTCATTGGTTACGTTATCACTGGACACTAGCCTGCATATATGTCCGTCCTCCATCGCCATCTTTCAGATATGGATTAAGCCCAAAGAACTGCTCCTCAGATACGTATACACCTGTCAGCAATCGCCCTTCAAGCAATCCACCGTCCACCTGCACGCAGCATGAAGGTGCGTCTACATACTCCTGATACAACGGAATCTGCCCATATTGTTGATGTACCTTGAACACCTTCCCTTGCTCATGCAAAGGTCGTTCCGAAAAATAGGTAGGCACAATATAACGGGCAATGACATCCAGTTCCTGCACGCTGTAAAAGGGTTCATCACCCAGCCATGGTGCAAACATTCGAATCTTCTCATATTGTGACCAAACAACCGCCTGAATCAGCATTTCTGCCTGAACCAGCCGACCTTCTCCCACATCCAGAACCAACCGCTTACCATGGATGGTTTCTTCCATCTGAGAAGTCGTTGAATCAGGTTGTCCCAGCTCACATCCGATACACTTCCAGCCCCTGGACGTTTGAATCCATTTTTGCAGCACCGCCGGAGCTAATCTCGGACCATCGCTGTTCACAGAATGCGTATTCACTTCGGCAAGATCATCCTTAATTGAACGGGAATATGCGGTGCGCTTGAACAACTCCGCAGCTTTTTTATAAATTAGATGGACCTGAATGGATGCGCTCTCAAGTTCTGCAATATCTTCTTTGCCGTAGCGTACTTCACGGGATAAGCTTTCTTCTCTCATGACAAGTGGGCCTCCTTCGCTCCGGCCGTCTGTGGCCATTTTCTATAGATTATACTACAACTCATGACAACATGTGCATAGCCCAGGAGAAAAACGCCGATCCACCTAATACTTAAGACAAAAACCCCTGATTTCCACGGAAATCAGGAGTCTATGTCATTCATGTAACAAAAGTGGGTGATGCTTATACGTTAGTCAACCCACTGCTCAGCCCAGTCTTGAATTTGATTCATGACGGGCTGGAGCGCTCTACCTTTCTCCGTCAGTTCATATTCAATACGAACTGGCGTCTCGGGATAGACGTGACGAACCAGAATACCTTCACTCTCCAGATCTTTCATCCGTTCGGATAACATCTTATCACTCATGGATGGAATCAGATTGGAGATATCCTTGAATCGCTTCGAACCACTCATCAACGTTTGAATAATTAAACCATTCCAGCGCTTGCCCAAAAAAGAAAACGCCGTCTCGAAACGCGGACACATCCGCAAGTCTTGACCTTCCACATTAATCACCTCTTTAGAGATCACTCAAATCAACTTACATTTTGTTAGTATATTTCATAATAACATATTTAAGCTTCAAAGAAAACGCCTGCAACTAAAAAGTTTAAATTTTAGAAGCATAACATCCAAAATGGATCATACATCCCAGTATACATTACACGCTGCGTCGTAACCATGGGAAATATCGTATAACTTCCCCATAGTACTATCTTACCCAAAAAGAACCCAACTGCCACAGTCATCATCGACTCGGAGAAGGGTTCTTTTTGAATGAAACTTATAATTTCCATTTCACGATTGAGTTAGTGAATTAGACCAGCACGCCACCAAATGGTCTTACAGGTTCGCTCTTGCCAAATTCCGGCTTAAAACTGCGGGCAGGATATGCCCATTTAACAGCATTGCTGATCACTCTTAATATTTCCGGCTTGTAATAGGTCGGATACGTCTCATGACCTGGTCGGAAATAAAAGATTTTACCTTCACCACGCCGGAACGTACATCCGCTCCGGAATACTTCCCCACCCTGGAAGTTACTTACAAACACCAGTTCATCTGGTACTGGAATATCGAAGAATTCGCCGTACATCTCTTCTTTTTCCAATACAATCTTGCCTTCGATGCCATCCGCAATCGGATGAGATGGGTTAACACACCATACAATTTCCTGCTCGTCAGCTACACGCCACTTCAGATCGCAGCTGGTTCCCATCAGCGCTTTGAATGGTTTGGAGAAATGACCTGAATGGAGCACAATCATTCCCATCCCATTCAGCACTCGCTGCGCGACCTTCTGTGAGATCTCATCGCTTACGCGATCATGTGCCATATGTCCCCACCATATGAGCACATCTGTGGAATTCAGCACTTCATCACTTAATCCGTGTTCAGGCTGATCCAGTGTAGCTGTACGAATAGCAAAGCCTTCGCCGCCAAGTCCGTCAGCCAGTGCTCGATGCAGACCATCCGGGTAGACTTCCCTTACTTCATCGTGAATTTTCTCATGGACAAATTCATTCCAAATGGTGACGTTGATCATATTCAATTTCCCCCTAGTGTAGCTCTAAACCCACCACATATCGCCCAGCGGTTCTTCGATTAATACTTGCTGGAGATTTTGCACGGCTTTAGAGAATCCTTCTTCAACCGACATCAGACCGTCTTCGTGCTCAATACTTACTACATAATCATATCCGACCAGACGCAAGGCACTCATAATATCTGCCCAAGTCTTGTTATCATGTCCATAACCAACCGAGCGGAACTGCCAAGCCCGATCCAGCATATTGGTATAGTCCTGCATATCCGTTACACCGTGTTTGTTCACGTTTACCGGATCAATCGTTGTATCTTTTGCATGGAAGTGATGGATGGCTCCTTCACGTCCCAAGATGTGAATTGCCTGAACCGGATCAATACCTTGCCACCACATGTGACTTGGGTCCAGATTGGCTCCGATCACTTCACCTGCTGCTTCACGCAATCTCAGCAATGTTGCTGGAGTATGAACGGAGAATCCACCGTGCAGCTCCAATCCAACTTTTACGTTACGATCTGCTGCAAACTTACCCCACTCTGTCCAGTAAGGGATAACTTTGTTCTCCCACTGCCACTTCAGGATCTCCTGGAAGTCATTTGGCCATGGTGCAACAGGCCAGTTCGGATATTTGGCATCCTCATGGTCTCCCGGACAACCGGAGAAAGTATTCACTACAGGTACTTCCAGCTTCTCAGCCAGTTCTACCGTTTTAACAAAATCATCGTGAAATCCTTTGGCAATATCCTTTTGCGGATGTAGCGGGTTACCGTGACAGCTAAGTGCACTGATCGTCAAACCACGTGATTCCACTGCATTTTTGAAATTTTTCAGTGCTGTAGGATTGCTTAACAACTCATCTGGCTTACAATGTGCATTGCCTGGATGTCCGCCTGTTCCGATCTCTACTGCTTTTAATCCCTTGGATGCTACATAATCAAGAGCATCCTCCAATTTACGTCCTCCGAATAGTACCAAAAATACGCCGAGTTTCAAGTGCGATTCCTCCCTGGATTAGATATCGTATGATTGCTGAATTCATGAATATTGAACTACAATTACCGTTCAGATCACATGCCTGTTTGATTAGTGTGGAAAATCGAGAGTGTTTCTATCCTGAAATTGAACGTAAGAATACTGGTTATTCTGCTTCACTCGTAAGAGCATCAAGCTTCGAACACTTTTTACTCAGACTAGTGGGATTCCACGGTTTCAATCTCAGTTTGAACTGTGCGAGTTACTGCAAAAGAATCATAGCTGCTCTCCAGATGTATGTGCTTGCCTTCAAGTGAAGAACGCTGGAATGAATGCATGGCTTCCAGTACGTGATAAGCAAGTTTGCCACTGGCTTTGTGTTCCCGTCCGGCACGAATGGATTCGACCATCTCAGTTACGCCAATGCCTCGTTCGTTTTGTCCACTTTCGAAGACTGGTTTGATCGTCTCCCAAGTGTCTTGGCCGTATCTGCGAACCTTCACTTCCCCGTTAAAATAATTGGGGTCCGGTACACTAAGCGTACCTTCTGTACCATAGATTTCAATACGTGGCAGATCCGAAGCTCCGCGAATATCAAAACTGGTGATCATGGTTGCAATGGCACCTTCTGCAAAATCAATGGTTCCTGCCAAGTGAGTAGGCGTCTCTACTTGTAGTGCTGTGCCTTCCTTCGGCCCAGAGCCAATCTTGCGATCTGCAATCTGTATGCCTGCCGAGGCGCTGATTCTGCGAATCGGTCCAAGAAGCGTAATCAGAGCGGTCAGGTAGTAAGGTCCCATATCAAACATCGGTCCGCCACCTGCGACATAAAAGAACTCCGGATTAGGATGCCAAGCTTCTGGTCCTCCACCCATAAAGAATGAAGTCGCTGCAACCGGCTTGCCAATCAGCCCATCCTCAATGGCTTTACGAGCTGTCTGTATGCCTGAACCAAGGAAGGTATCCGGTGCAGAACCAACATACAATCCCTTTTCCTCAGCCAACTCAACAACCTTGCGACCATCCTCAAGAGAAATTGCCAGCGGCTTCTCGGCATACACATGTTTGCCAGCTTCGAGTGCAGCCAGATCAGTCATCGCGTGACTGCCAGGAACCGTAAGGTTCAACACAAGTTCAATTTCGTTATTTTGCAGCAACTCATCTACATTGTAAACGTTTGCGATATTAAATTCATCTGCCCGTTCCTGAGCGCGTTCACGAATCAAATCCGCAACAGCCACGACTTCAATGATCGGGTTGTTTTTGAGATTTTCCAAGTAGATGGCGCTGATGTTACCACACCCGATGATGCCTGCTTTCATTTTCTCCACTGTGACGTTCATCTCCTTACGCATGGTGAAAATCTGCGTTTGAATGGTTGAGAT
Coding sequences:
- a CDS encoding winged helix-turn-helix transcriptional regulator — protein: MCPRFETAFSFLGKRWNGLIIQTLMSGSKRFKDISNLIPSMSDKMLSERMKDLESEGILVRHVYPETPVRIEYELTEKGRALQPVMNQIQDWAEQWVD
- a CDS encoding Gfo/Idh/MocA family protein; the protein is MEKMKAGIIGCGNISAIYLENLKNNPIIEVVAVADLIRERAQERADEFNIANVYNVDELLQNNEIELVLNLTVPGSHAMTDLAALEAGKHVYAEKPLAISLEDGRKVVELAEEKGLYVGSAPDTFLGSGIQTARKAIEDGLIGKPVAATSFFMGGGPEAWHPNPEFFYVAGGGPMFDMGPYYLTALITLLGPIRRISASAGIQIADRKIGSGPKEGTALQVETPTHLAGTIDFAEGAIATMITSFDIRGASDLPRIEIYGTEGTLSVPDPNYFNGEVKVRRYGQDTWETIKPVFESGQNERGIGVTEMVESIRAGREHKASGKLAYHVLEAMHSFQRSSLEGKHIHLESSYDSFAVTRTVQTEIETVESH
- a CDS encoding sugar phosphate isomerase/epimerase family protein — translated: MKLGVFLVLFGGRKLEDALDYVASKGLKAVEIGTGGHPGNAHCKPDELLSNPTALKNFKNAVESRGLTISALSCHGNPLHPQKDIAKGFHDDFVKTVELAEKLEVPVVNTFSGCPGDHEDAKYPNWPVAPWPNDFQEILKWQWENKVIPYWTEWGKFAADRNVKVGLELHGGFSVHTPATLLRLREAAGEVIGANLDPSHMWWQGIDPVQAIHILGREGAIHHFHAKDTTIDPVNVNKHGVTDMQDYTNMLDRAWQFRSVGYGHDNKTWADIMSALRLVGYDYVVSIEHEDGLMSVEEGFSKAVQNLQQVLIEEPLGDMWWV
- the adhE gene encoding bifunctional acetaldehyde-CoA/alcohol dehydrogenase, producing the protein MAVKNEVAPAKEPTAGQYIQTLIDKANKAHAAFMKMDQKQIDRIVQAMALAGLDKHMMLAKMAVEETGRGVYEDKITKNIFATEYVYHSIKYDKTVGVIEDNEYESFQKIAEPVGIIMGITPVTNPTSTTMFKALISIKTRNPIIFGFHPSAQNCSREAAKILLEAAVKHGAPADCIQWIDDPSMDRTNELMNHNDVALILATGGSGMVRAAYSCGKPALGVGPGNVPCFIEKSADINQAVTDLILSKSFDNGMICASEQAVIIEEPIFDQVKKKMIANGCYFVNKDEAAKLTAGAINAEKCAVNPAIVGQSAVSIAKLCGIEVPAGTKILVAEIEGVGTKFPLSAEKLSPVLACYKVKTAAEGIERAAEVVAFGGMGHSSVIHSTNEEVIGKFADRLQTGRIIVNSPSTHGAIGDIYNTNMPSLTLGCGSYGRNSTSSNVTAVNLINVKRVARRTVNMQWFKVPNKVYFEKGATQYLAKMPDITRVAIITDAMMVKLGYVEKVEHYLRQRQMPVAIEVFSDVEPDPSTTTVDRGTEMMRRFQPDCIIALGGGSPMDAAKAMWLFYEYPDTDFNDLKQKFMDIRKRIYKYPRLGVKAKFVAIPTTSGTGSEVTSFAVITDKNQGNTKYPLADYELTPDVAIVDPEFVYSLPRTAVADTGMDVLTHAIEAYVSVMANDYTDGLAIKAIQLVFQYLEQSALQGDKLAREKMHNASTIAGMAFANAFLGINHSLAHKWGGQYHTAHGRTNAILMPHVIRYNAKKPTKFASFPKYSHFIADERYAEIARILGLPARTTEEGVTSLINAIRKLNKTLGIEESFQEIGFDAKDFEAHVDYLADRAFEDQCTTANPKLPLVTELADVYRNAFYGKFE
- a CDS encoding ThuA domain-containing protein, which codes for MINVTIWNEFVHEKIHDEVREVYPDGLHRALADGLGGEGFAIRTATLDQPEHGLSDEVLNSTDVLIWWGHMAHDRVSDEISQKVAQRVLNGMGMIVLHSGHFSKPFKALMGTSCDLKWRVADEQEIVWCVNPSHPIADGIEGKIVLEKEEMYGEFFDIPVPDELVFVSNFQGGEVFRSGCTFRRGEGKIFYFRPGHETYPTYYKPEILRVISNAVKWAYPARSFKPEFGKSEPVRPFGGVLV
- a CDS encoding Crp/Fnr family transcriptional regulator — protein: MTELTTVLEKRGNTNCFSEANFNHLLVTMKDRTYPEGTHLYWEGDVSDKLYYMKRGRAQITKSTDEGKELIMYMYQSGDMIGQADPFFGSKHSFSAEVLEDSEIGVLEHKDLEMLICQHCDFAIDFMKWMGIHHRLTQTKFRDLMLYGKPGALCSTLIRLSNSYGEPHGEHVIIHKKITHTDLSNMIGATRESVNRMLSDLRKKDGIEYDNGMIVIKDLKMLQGICHCELCPNEICRI